Sequence from the Saccharopolyspora pogona genome:
ATCGACCACCTCGATCCTGCTCAACACGCCAGGTGAGAGCGCCGCCGTCGTGGTGGCGATCGAAGGCAACAAGATGGCCAAGAACGGCAGAGGGGCGCAAGCCCTGGCCGCCGCGGCCGTCGGCCACTTCTTCGGCGGCCTGGTCGGCCTCACCCTGCTGGTGCTGCTGGCACCGGTCATCGCGGGCTACGCGGTCAACATCGGCGCGCCCGACTACTTCGCGTTCATGGTGCTGGCGTTCGCGGCAACCTCGACCGTGCTGGGCAGTTCGCGGATCCGCGGGTTCGCCTCGCTGCTGATCGGGTTGACCATCGGGCTGATCGGGCTCGACCAGATGAGCGGCCAGGCCCGCCTGACGTTCGGCACCCTGCAGCTGGTCGACGGCATCGACGTGGTGCTCGTCGCGGTCGGGCTCTTCGCCGTCGGCGAGTCGCTTTGGGTCGCCGCGCACCTGCGGCACACCCAGGAGAAGCCCATCCCGGTCGGCAGGCCGTGGATGTCCCGGCAGGACCTGCGGCGGGCGTGGAAGCCGTGGCTGCGCGGCCCGCTGATCGGCTTCCCCTTCGGCGCGATCCCGGTCGGTGGGGCGGAAGTGCCCACCTTCCTGTCCTACACCGTCGAGAAGCAGCTGTCCCGGCGCAAGGGAGGCTGGGGCAGCAAGGGCGCGATCGAGGGTGTGGCCGGACCGGAGGCCACCTCGCTTTCCAGCGCGGCGGGCACCATGGTCACGATGCTCACCCTCGGGTTGCCGACCACCTCGGTGGCCGCGGTGATGCTGGCGGCGTTCCAGCAGTACGGCATCCAGCCCGGCCCGCTGCTGTTCCAGCGCGAGTCGGATCTGGTGTGGGCGCTGATCGCGAGCATGTTCGTCGGTCTGGTGCTGCTGCTGGTGATCAACCTGCCGATGGCGCCGGTGTGGGCCAAGCTGCTGCAGGTCCCGCGGCCGTACCTGTACGCGGGCATCCTGTTCTTTGCCAGCGTCGGGGCCTACGCGATCAGCGGTCAGCCGTTGGACCTGCTGCTGCTGTTCATCATCGGGGCGATCGGTTTCGCGATGCGCCGCTTCGGCCTGCCGGTGCTGCCGGCGATCATCGGCGTGATCCTCGGGCCGACGGCGGAACTGCAGATGCGCCGAGCGCTGCAGATCAGCGACGGCGACCTGACGGGTCTGGTGAACTCGCCGTTGGCGATCGCGGTCTACGCGATCACGGCGGTCCTGCTCACGTTCCCGCTGTGGAGCCGGTTCATCCGCCGCTCGCCGAAGCCGGCCGAGCCAGCGGATCGAGTCGACGCCTGATCACTGGACCGAAGGGCACCTTCCTCCTGGTCAGCGGAGGGAGGCGCCCAAGGCGGAGGCGCGGCGTCGGGAGGAACGGCTCCGCCGCCGCGCTCCGGGGCGTGGCGCGTGAACGGCGCCACTTGTCCCGGCGACGCCGCCGACACAGCCCGCCGAGTAGGCTCCCCCGGCTGCATACGCCCGGTATGGCTGCGCCGGGCACTCGAAGCGCCCCGGCTCCCCGTGTTACTCGCTTCGCGGGGGAGGTCGGGGCGCTTCGCCATGTCTAGCTCCGGTTCATGATGCCTCGATCCACTCGACACATGCCGGCCGCTCGCCCGTGCGCACGTACTCGTCAACGGCCCGTAGGACGAGGTCGATCGGTACTTCCGTGTGTGCGTCCATCGGCGTGTGGTGCAGTCCGCCCAACCAGTAGTCGACGGGCTCCGCGTTGGTGCCGTTCGCCGGAAACATCGGCGGTTGGTCCTGCCAGGCGAGCGCGCCTGTTTCGGAGTCGCGGACGCCAACAGACAATGCCGGTTGCTCGTACCACGGAAGATCATCGCGGAGGCTCGACAACGTCCACGACGTCGGCGACAACGGCGCCGGCAAAGGGGGCGGGGGGACTGGCCGTGGGTTTCGCTTTCTTGGTTGGGCTTTTTGCCGGGGTCGGGGCCTTTGGGGGTTTGGTTTTGGGTGGGCCGTAGCCGGGTTTGACTGGTAGTCGCTTTTCGCTGGCGGGTGCGGGATTCGTCTCGGTCGGCCATTCGCCTAGGGGGTGTGGGTGGTGGTGATCGCTGCGTTCCGAGGTGGTCCGTGCGTGATTTTCGGGGCTATAGCGCCTGAAACCGCTCACGACGCTCGTGCTGGTGGTGTGGTGGTGGTTGGGTGGCGCCTTCGACGTGCCCTGGTTTTCGGTGCTGTGTCGTGGTTTCCGGTGTTTTCGTTTCCGCGGCTTGGGTTTTTGGGTTTCGGGGTCGGGTGTTTCACCTGATCAAGTGACCATAAATGACGTGCGAACTGGTGTTCTAATGCGGGAGAATATTTGGTATGACACCGCTGTTGAACATCCAGGATCCGGCCGTCGGCACCACCAGTGCCCGGTCGGCGGTGTCGTGCACGGATGCCGAACTCGCCGCCCGTATCCGTGAACTGGAGGAGGGGATGCGGGTGTTGATGATGGAGCAGTTGCAGTGCATCGCCGAAGCCGACCACCGTGGTGGGTATGCCGAGTTGGGGTTCCGGTCGGCGCAGGTGTGGTTGCAGGGGTTGCTCAACATCGATGCGCGTGATGCGAAAACCCGCGTCAAGGTCGCCCGCAATGTTGAGGACCGGCAGAGCTTGTATGGCGAGGTCATGCCCGCCGACCTGCCTGAGACTGCTGCGGCTTTGGCAGAGGGTGCGATCGGGTTGGAGCATGCGCGGGTGATCGTGGACGGGGTCCGCCGCCTGCCGGAGTATGCCCGCTGTCATCAGGTCGGTGAGGTCGAATCAACCCTGGCTGGGTATGCGCGGATGATGACGCCTCGTGAGCTGGAGAAGCTTGCCGAGCGCATCCGCTATCTGCTGGATCAGGACGGTGCCTACGACGACGAGGAAGACCAGCATGAGTCGCGGGAGCTGCACTACACGGTTGCCCGGGATGGGATGACGGTCATCAAAGCCCGCCTCGACCGCGAGGCCGGGGCGAAGTTCGCCGCGCTGATGCAACCGCTGGCCGCACCGCGGCCGGAGGTGGAGGGGGAGAAGGATCCGCGCACGGTGGGGCAGCGCAACGCCGACGGGTTCGCCGCGATCCTGGACTTGGCGCTGGATCATGACGGGGTTCCGCGTTCGGGTGGACAGCGGCCGCACATCACCATCTCCATCGACTTCGAGGACCTCAAGCGAGGGCTCGGGTTCGTCGCCGCCGAAACAGGGTTGCCCGGCACCCTTAACACCGAACGGGCCATCACCGCCGAGAACGCCCGCCGCATCGCCTGCGACGCCGAGGTGCTGCCGATGGTTCTCGGCGGGGACGGGCTCCCGCTGGAGGTGGGTCGGGCGAAGCGGACCGCGCCGACGCATCTGCGGGCGGCGTTGCTGCAGCGGGACGGGGTGTGTGCGTTTCCGGGGTGCGACCGGCCGCCGGGAACCCCGGAAGCACATCACATCGCCCACTGGGTCGATGGTGGAAGCACCGAGCTGGGCAACATGGTGATGCTCTGCGGTCATCATCACCGGACCCTGCACAACCAGCGGTGGGAAACCGAGATACGGGACCGGCGACCGGTGTTCATCCCACCGTCCACAGTGGACCCCAAACGAACACCACGACCAGGTGGCAGGGCACTACCCACCCAACACCGCGAGTACCTCCGGGACCTCATCCCCACCCAGCGGGGCCCGGCGGGCGAACCATGATGCCCTGGTTCGGTCGTGGAGTGTCAGGAGGACACGCCCGCCTTCGTTTACATCGAGCACGAACGTGGCGCGGGCTACCAGGAGGAACGGCGCTCGTTGAGTCCCGAGGAGTCGCGCGAGATGCTGAAAGGGGCACGCCAGATGCCCGACACGACACACAGGTACGGTTCGTGGCGCAAGTCGAGCCGTTCCAACAACCAGGACGGCAACTGCGTGGAGGTCGGCGGGCGGGTGGTAGCGGCGGTGGCATCGGGTGTCGAACACAAACCGATGCCCCGCCGGATCCTAGTAGGCCATTGGTCCACTTCGGCTTCGGGGCGTCAGGCTGACGCGGCGGAACGGTCGGCTCACGCCACCGGCTCGGGCCGCTCGGCGCCGGTCCGCAGCGACAGCCGCGATGTCTCGGGCAGCGCGAAAGCGACCACGAAGACCGCGGCGGCGACCACCATGAGGTAGAACGCTGGCGCGATGGAGTTGCCGGTGACCGACACCAGCCAGGTGGCGACCAGGGGGGCCGTACCGCCGAAGACCATGTAAGCCAGGTTGTAGCCGATCGATGAGGCGCTGTACCGAACCCGCGTCGGGAAGATCTCCATCTGGGTCGCTACGACGGCGGCGACCACGAAGCTCCACGGCAGCGCGACGAAGAGCTGACCGAGGATGGCTGTCCACAGACTGCCTTGGGCGGCGAGCAGGTATCCCGGCACGCTCAGCGCGACGAACCCTGCCGAGCCGATAAACAGCAGCGGCTTGCGTCCGATCCGGTCGCCAAGCAGCCCCACCGCCGGCACCAGCGGAACGGTCACCGTGAGCGCGGCGGCGTTCGCCAGCAACGCCGCGGTTGGACTGATCTTGATCGTCACTGTGAGGTAGGAAACGAAGTACGTGCCCAGCGTGTAGGCACCCAGCCCGCTTAGCGACGCGATGGCGAACACCAGCGCGATTTGCCGGCCATGATCCCGCATGGCCACACGCAGCGGCGCCCTCTCGACCTCGTGCTTGCCCGCTGCCTCCCGGAACGCCGGAGTCTCGTGCATGCGCAACCGGATGATCAGGCCGACGATCGCGAGGGGGCCGCCGATTAGGAATGGCAGCCGCCAACCCCACTCAATGAACGCCGCCTCGGACATGATCACCCGCATGCCCAGCACGGTCAGGGTGCCAAGGACCGCCGGTAGCGTGGTGAAGGTTGCGGAAATGGCGGAAAACAGTCCGCGCCGGTTGGGCGGTGCATACTCGGTGATGAACGACGTCGCACCGGTGAACTCCCCGCCGCCGGAGAAGCCTTGGACCAGCCGGCACAGCGCCAGCAGGGCTGGCGCGAGCAGCCCGACAGTGGCGTAGGTGGGCAACAGCCCGATCGCCATCGTGGCGGCACCCATCAGCAGCACGATGGTAGCGAGCACGTTGCGGCGGCCGAGCCGATCGCCCAGATTGCCCCAGACAACGCCGCCCAGGGGCCGGGCAACGAAGGCCACGCCATAGAGCGCGAACGCGGAGAGCAACGCAGCGTAATCGTTGCCTGGTGGGAAGAAGAGCATGGCGATGATGGGGATGGACGCCGAGTAGATCGCGAAGTCGAACCATTCCACGAAGTTGCCGATGCTTCCCGCGGCGAGCGCCTTCAGTCCCGATCGCGGGCCGCGCGCGCCGAGGGCGTCGTCGGTCATGTCCGAACCTCCTTGAGGAAAGCCCGCTGGGGACGCGCCGATCGATGTGACGGGCTGCAGGCATGTGTTCCAACAAGTGGGCGACGGTATAGCTTACTAGGCCAATAGTCAATTGTTGACCTTAATAAATCAATGTCAGTAAGTTTCCCACCAACCCGGGGAAGGCGTCAGACACGTATCCCACGGATAAGGCCATGGCCAAGCCGGTGATGGACGAGTCTTCTACAGTCCCGGATGATGTGGCAAGTGGTCGCACGGCCTACCTCAGCGGCGAGAGTTTGGCTGCGCGGTCGTCTCCAGTATCCGGATCCGGCGGGCATCGGTCATTGACTACAGGAACATGAGAGGGAGGATCTACGGGAAGATTGTGGTGACTGATGCGAGAGTTGTATTGGTGGACTCGATGAGTCCTTGGGCAGGCCGTGTTTTAGGGCTGCGTTGATGGCGGCGCGGTGTTTTGTGATCTTGCGGGAGAGGTTGGCGAAGAGTCGCCGAGCGAGGCGCAGCAGTTCTGCTGGTGACATCGATGTCGCACACCCTTCTCGAAAGGGACCGCGCCAGCGGGCGCTGGCGCCAGGACGCCGGCCGTACCGCCCGTGCGGTGGTCCTCCCTTGCCGACGCAAGATTATTTGACGATCCCATTTCGCCAAATGTCAACGTATTCAAACGTATTCGATCAGCTTTCAACACTATTGCCGTAGCACATCGGGCTGAGTCGGCATTGATGCGTGTTCTTGTTCAGTTGCCGGCGGGGCCGACCGCCGCGTGAGCGCCGACGTTTGCTCGCGGCACTTGCGGAGCTACCGGTTTCATCACCCGTGGTTCGGCTTTGTGGGAGGGGAACTTGTCGGGCGCCGTGAAACCACGCAGTCTTGTCCCCGCAGCTTTCGCGATCCCACCGCCGGACTCGTGGTGGTCCCCTCGGATTCTGCCGTCGCCTGCCAACCCTTTCAGTTTCCTGCCCGAACGCCAGTTGCTCGCCCCTCCTCGCCGCCGTCGTCGCCATCGATTGCGGATGCTTGTCCGCCACGGCACCTTGGGAGCTGGAGCATCCTGATCGGAAAGGGAGAGCGTTCATGCGGCAGGTGGTGGCAGCTGCGCGTAAGCGGGAGCGGATGTGCTTCGTGTGGGCGGCGACATGATCGGACAGGTCGCGAACCTCGTTGCGCTTGGGTTCTTCCTCGGCCTGGACAATTTCCGGACCGCAGTCCTGCTCGGGCCGCTGCGGCTCAGCTGGCGCCGGATGATCCTGGTTTCGGCGAACTTCGGGTTCTGGGACGGCGCCGCGCCCCTGGTGGGCCTGCTCCTCGGACATTACGTCGGTGAGGCCATCGGGCCCGTGGCCGACTACGTGGGCCCGATCGCGCTCGGCGCGTATGGCCTGTACCTGCTGCTGCGAGGGTGGCGGCACCCGATGACCGACTCCGAGCAGGAGCTAGAGCACTCGTGGGTGCTCTTCGGTCTTCCGCTACCGCTGAGCGTGGACAATGTGCTCGCAGGCGCCAGCCTCGGATTGCTCGGGTTCTCCCCGTGGCTGCCAGCCGTGCTCTTCGGAGTCATCACCGCCGTGATGTCCTTCGTCGGGCTTGTGCTGGGCCGCACCACCTTCCGCCTGATTCGCAGGCGACTCAACATCCGCTACGAGATCGTGACCGGCATCGCCCTCGTCATCGAGGCGATCGTGCTTGGCCTCTCCGCCGGCGACTGAAGCACAGCCACCGGCGCTGATCGACACCATCCGAACTCGTCGATGCGGGGTAGCGCCGGTGGGCGAACGGAGTTCCAAACACCGCTGGCCGCCGTCGTGTGGGTGTCCCTGTCCCGTTTCCGGCCAGCAATCCCGACCGGGTTCGCCGTGGGACAGCGGGTGGGGGATGTGCGGTGATCGGCTGTCAGGCGGCAGAGGTGTGCCGTGGGGCGGTCAGCCAGGCGTCCAGTGACCACGCTCCCGCGCCGACGATCAGTAGGAACACCGAGCCGAACAGCTGGCTGAGTTCGGGGCGTGCCTCGTGTATGTAGCTCCACACTCCGCCGTGGGCCAGGAGGGGGAACTTGGTGAGGACCTCCGCGCCAAGCATGTCGATGATCATGGGGATGGTCGCCAGCCGGGTGAGCAGCCCGAGGATGAGCAGCACACCACAGCCGATCTCAAACACCCCGTCGAGGTAGGCGAAGAATTCCGGCGCTGGTAGTGGGGTTTCGTTGGCGAACCGGCCGGGGCCGAGCTTGGCCGGAAACAGGAATTTCTGGATCCCCTCGGACAAGAAGATGCCGCCCACGACCAGCCGGATGAGGATCGTCGCAGTCGGGGCATCAGTGCTGAGCAGTCGCGTCCACCATCCCGTGCGCACCGCAGTGGTCATGACGGCGCTCCTTTCGGGTTGTCGCGATGTTCTCCGGTGTGGTCGTGGTAGCCGAGAACTTCCCGTGCCAGCTCCCGCAGTGCCTCCCGATCGGCAGTTAGCGCTTCCAGGCCCGCATCGGTCGCGCGGTAGACCCGCCGCTGACGGCCTTCGACCAGTTCGTGCTCGGACACCAGCAGCCCCTCTGCTTCCAGCCGATGCAACGTGGGGTACAGGGTGCCCGGGCTTACTCGGTAACCGTGACTGGCCAGCTCGCGGGCCATCCACGCGCCATGGATCGGTTCCTCGGCCGCGTGGTGCAGGATGTGCAGCCGAATCGCACCCCGCAAGAACTCCCGCACCGCGCCCCCTTGGAACAGGCCGGTCTCTTGATGGCGAATCCGATATCGGCTTCCGATACTACGAGGCGGTCGAACTACTGTGCAGCCACCGCAGGGCCCGGGCGGGTGGGAGGTGAGCCGCCCCGCTCCCCGGCCGTGTCGCGTGGTGTTCATGGCCTGGTCCCCCTTCCGTTCCCCGTAGATATCGGAATTCGATATCGTCTGCCGAAATCGTAAGCCGATACAAGATCGAGGACGAGGGCATCAGGTCCTTGCAGGCCCGGAATTAGCTTGTGCACCTACATGCTCGCCGGAACGGATGGTCGGCATACGCGACTCTCCCCGGGACATGCTTCCTGTGTCTGGACTTCGCATCCGAGATGACCCATCAGTCGGATGCGTGCTTGGGCGCGGCTGGGCTCCGGGTGGGGCTCCCCG
This genomic interval carries:
- a CDS encoding manganese efflux pump MntP, which codes for MLRVGGDMIGQVANLVALGFFLGLDNFRTAVLLGPLRLSWRRMILVSANFGFWDGAAPLVGLLLGHYVGEAIGPVADYVGPIALGAYGLYLLLRGWRHPMTDSEQELEHSWVLFGLPLPLSVDNVLAGASLGLLGFSPWLPAVLFGVITAVMSFVGLVLGRTTFRLIRRRLNIRYEIVTGIALVIEAIVLGLSAGD
- a CDS encoding DoxX family protein, producing the protein MTTAVRTGWWTRLLSTDAPTATILIRLVVGGIFLSEGIQKFLFPAKLGPGRFANETPLPAPEFFAYLDGVFEIGCGVLLILGLLTRLATIPMIIDMLGAEVLTKFPLLAHGGVWSYIHEARPELSQLFGSVFLLIVGAGAWSLDAWLTAPRHTSAA
- a CDS encoding Imm1 family immunity protein codes for the protein MPAPLSPTSWTLSSLRDDLPWYEQPALSVGVRDSETGALAWQDQPPMFPANGTNAEPVDYWLGGLHHTPMDAHTEVPIDLVLRAVDEYVRTGERPACVEWIEAS
- a CDS encoding DUF397 domain-containing protein, translating into MPDTTHRYGSWRKSSRSNNQDGNCVEVGGRVVAAVASGVEHKPMPRRILVGHWSTSASGRQADAAERSAHATGSGRSAPVRSDSRDVSGSAKATTKTAAATTMR
- a CDS encoding HNH endonuclease signature motif containing protein: MTPLLNIQDPAVGTTSARSAVSCTDAELAARIRELEEGMRVLMMEQLQCIAEADHRGGYAELGFRSAQVWLQGLLNIDARDAKTRVKVARNVEDRQSLYGEVMPADLPETAAALAEGAIGLEHARVIVDGVRRLPEYARCHQVGEVESTLAGYARMMTPRELEKLAERIRYLLDQDGAYDDEEDQHESRELHYTVARDGMTVIKARLDREAGAKFAALMQPLAAPRPEVEGEKDPRTVGQRNADGFAAILDLALDHDGVPRSGGQRPHITISIDFEDLKRGLGFVAAETGLPGTLNTERAITAENARRIACDAEVLPMVLGGDGLPLEVGRAKRTAPTHLRAALLQRDGVCAFPGCDRPPGTPEAHHIAHWVDGGSTELGNMVMLCGHHHRTLHNQRWETEIRDRRPVFIPPSTVDPKRTPRPGGRALPTQHREYLRDLIPTQRGPAGEP
- a CDS encoding PadR family transcriptional regulator, giving the protein MREFLRGAIRLHILHHAAEEPIHGAWMARELASHGYRVSPGTLYPTLHRLEAEGLLVSEHELVEGRQRRVYRATDAGLEALTADREALRELAREVLGYHDHTGEHRDNPKGAPS
- a CDS encoding MFS transporter; protein product: MTDDALGARGPRSGLKALAAGSIGNFVEWFDFAIYSASIPIIAMLFFPPGNDYAALLSAFALYGVAFVARPLGGVVWGNLGDRLGRRNVLATIVLLMGAATMAIGLLPTYATVGLLAPALLALCRLVQGFSGGGEFTGATSFITEYAPPNRRGLFSAISATFTTLPAVLGTLTVLGMRVIMSEAAFIEWGWRLPFLIGGPLAIVGLIIRLRMHETPAFREAAGKHEVERAPLRVAMRDHGRQIALVFAIASLSGLGAYTLGTYFVSYLTVTIKISPTAALLANAAALTVTVPLVPAVGLLGDRIGRKPLLFIGSAGFVALSVPGYLLAAQGSLWTAILGQLFVALPWSFVVAAVVATQMEIFPTRVRYSASSIGYNLAYMVFGGTAPLVATWLVSVTGNSIAPAFYLMVVAAAVFVVAFALPETSRLSLRTGAERPEPVA
- a CDS encoding tripartite tricarboxylate transporter permease, translating into MDLSNLMGGFATALTPQHLLFAAIGVVLGTAVGVLPGIGPAMAVALLLPVTYTLDPTGAFIMFAGIYFGGMFGGSTTSILLNTPGESAAVVVAIEGNKMAKNGRGAQALAAAAVGHFFGGLVGLTLLVLLAPVIAGYAVNIGAPDYFAFMVLAFAATSTVLGSSRIRGFASLLIGLTIGLIGLDQMSGQARLTFGTLQLVDGIDVVLVAVGLFAVGESLWVAAHLRHTQEKPIPVGRPWMSRQDLRRAWKPWLRGPLIGFPFGAIPVGGAEVPTFLSYTVEKQLSRRKGGWGSKGAIEGVAGPEATSLSSAAGTMVTMLTLGLPTTSVAAVMLAAFQQYGIQPGPLLFQRESDLVWALIASMFVGLVLLLVINLPMAPVWAKLLQVPRPYLYAGILFFASVGAYAISGQPLDLLLLFIIGAIGFAMRRFGLPVLPAIIGVILGPTAELQMRRALQISDGDLTGLVNSPLAIAVYAITAVLLTFPLWSRFIRRSPKPAEPADRVDA